One window of the Tachypleus tridentatus isolate NWPU-2018 chromosome 10, ASM421037v1, whole genome shotgun sequence genome contains the following:
- the LOC143229237 gene encoding uncharacterized protein LOC143229237, which yields MNVVRFGPSNPNNVTSTNQLGSCHPAQTTEAAALFIIAVLGVGANVFLMMLIVLKRPLRRWSQGLLFHQGLVDCARASLLVPLAVSVMMCQSLSKCSILETAFLLLVTVSTVNLLTSVINDAPLVLDPDQPSLETGQTSAEPAEFPLDSRQCIAFGFFIIWFASITINLGPTFLSGALSGARETGQGELCPMVYGPVRHYVLNVLWVSVNMLCVLLTAVHLRKLYRDLTKSNLEAIRVASLVTTMISVRSERETGEHEHIHNYIHRLEREGLNRVKMFVVLLVAYIIFWGPLFTITLAQPGLDTTSLTYQVSLHVAFVHAFVNPTLLLMLNRDLRQAASDLLCCRCCLSYEVSVPPYQATHSFRLNHGYMETTL from the exons ATGAACGTGGTCCGATTTGGCCCTAGTAATCCTAATAACGTTACATCTACGAACCAGCTCGGTTCCTGTCATCCAGCTCAGACAACAGAGGCAGCAGCTCTCTTCATCATCGCTGTGTTGGGCGTTGGAGCAAACGTCTTTTTAATGATGCTCATTGTATTAAAACGCCCCTTAAGAAG ATGGTCCCAGGGACTGTTATTCCACCAGGGTCTGGTAGACTGTGCTCGAGCTAGTCTCCTTGTTCCGCTGGCTGTTAGCGTTATGATGTGTCAAAGTTTGTCCAAGTGCTCCATATTGGAGACGGCGTTTTTACTGCTAGTCACTGTGTCTACAGTCAACTTGTTAACATCTGTCATCAACGATGCTCCTTTGGTCCTTGATCCAGACCAGCCTTCCCTTGAGACCGGGCAGACCAGTGCTGAACCAGCTGAGTTCCCTCTTGATAGTCGTCAGTGTATTGCTTTCGGATTCTTCATTATCTGGTTTGCTAGCATCACGATTAATCTTGGCCCCACTTTTCTCAGTGGTGCTCTTTCAGGTGCTCGAGAAACAGGACAGGGGGAGTTGTGCCCTATGGTGTATGGACCTGTGCGCCATTACGTCTTGAACGTCTTATGGGTGTCCGTTAACATGCTCTGTGTCCTGCTAACCGCTGTCCACCTGCGGAAATTATATCGTGATTTAACTAAGTCCAATTTAGAGGCCATCAGAGTTGCCAGTTTGGTCACTACTATGATATCAGTGCGCTCTGAGCGCGAGACGGGAGAGCACGAACACATACATAACTATATACACAGATTAGAACGTGAAGGACTCAACCgagtgaaaatgtttgttgtcCTCCTCGTGGCTTACATCATCTTCTGGGGCCCTCTCTTCACCATCACGCTTGCCCAACCTGGACTAGACACAACCTCTCTTACCTATCAGGTCAGTTTACACGTAGCCTTCGTACACGCCTTCGTCAACCCAACGTTACTTCTCATGTTGAATAGAGATCTTCGGCAGGCGGCTTCAGACCTGTTGTGTTGCCGTTGTTGTCTGTCCTACGAAGTCAGCGTTCCTCCATATCAGGCCACCCATTCCTTTCGACTAAACCACGGGTACAT